The nucleotide sequence GTGATGAAGGTGCTAAAGTGATTTTACTGTCTGCTTGCACTTCAGCACCGCAGCGAGGACGCTGGGCCATTCAGGAAACCAGTAGTAACTCTATTCCTCAAGGAGGCATTTTTACCCCTGGGGTACTATTTAATTATGCAACTGTTTTAGAATCTCCCAAGCAACTACCACAGTTAGCGAAAAAACTGGCTCTAGGGTTATCACATCCGGGCGGCTATGTGGCTCACATTAGTATTCCAACAGCTATCCAAACCACTTTAGTAGAAGAATCTTTACCTAATCTAGAGTTGACTCCTATTGTACCGGCTCCTTCCCCAGAGACAATTCAACAAGCAATCAAATTACTCACAGAAGGTCCGTTTGCCATTTGGTTAGGTTTTGGCGCTCGTGGTGCAGCCGCGCAAATTCTTGAACTGGCTGAGAAAACCGGGGCGGCGGTCATGTGTTCTCCTCGGGCTAAAGGCATTTTTCCAGAAAATCATCCTCAGTTTGTCGGCGTGACTGGGTTAGGGGGTCACGAATCAGTCAGTCAGTATATGCAGGAGTATCCTCCCCTACGTACTTTAGTTTTAGGTACTCGTTTAGGGGAACCGACTTCTTTTTGGAGTGACTCGATAGTTCCTTCTAGAGGATTTGTTCATGTTGATATTGATCCCAGTGTACCTGGAGTTTCCTATCCTTACGCCGAGACTTTCCCGGTTGTCTCTGATATAGCGGCTTTCGTTTCTGCCTTATTAAAAAACTGGCCGGACAATTCTCATAGCAAAAAAGAAATCTTATTCCCTAATCCAGAAGAGGGACAAATTGAGCCAGCACAGAGCGATTTAGTGCGTCCTCAAGTATTAATGCAAGCGATTCAACGGATTATTGTAGAAGGCAGCGATGCAGTGGTTTTAGCCGAGTCCGGCAATTCCTTTACTTGGGCAACTCACCTGTTAAGATTTAGCCAACCCTTACGTTACCGAGTCAGTACAGGCGTAGGTTCTATGGGTCATAATGTGACCGGAGTGATCGGTGCGGCTTGGGGTCGCCAAGGTAAAGCGGTTGCCATTGTTGGAGATGGAGCCATGCTAATGAACAGTGAAGTAAGCACGGCGGTAAAATACCAAATTCCTGCTGTCTGGCTGGTTCTCAATGATGGTTGCTACAATATGTGTCGCCAAGGGATGTCCTTATTAGGACTCAACGGAGATGCAAATCTTCCCTTCACGGATTTTGCCCTGATGGCCTCTGCTGTCGGTGCTAAAGGAATTCGTATAGAAAAAGAATCTGACTTAGAAGCCGCACTTAGAGAAGCGATGGCTGCAACAAGTCCGGTGGTTGTAGATATAGCGATTGATCGTCATTGCTTGGCTCCTTCCAAAGGACGCAACAAAGGTTTAATTGCACAAGGCATTAAATCTAATCCTAAAAAACAAGACCATCAAGTTTCTTTTCCCTTAGTTTAAAGCATTAATAAAACCTTTATTGTCGAGGTGTTTAGGTAGTGAAACTCTTTGAAACAGTAAGCGAAATGGGCCATGAGCAAGTGCTTTTTTGCCATGACAAAGCGCGAAACTTAAAAGCAATTATTGCCATTCACAATACGAATTTAGGGTCAGCGATGGGAGCAACCCGCCTTTGGCCCTACCTATCAGAAGCCGATGCTTTAAGGGATGTTTTACGTCTCAGTCGTGGCATGACTTATAAAGCCGCTTGTGCTAATATTCCTATGGGCGGTGGCAAGGCTGTAATTATTGCTAATCCTCAAGACAAAAATGATGAGCTTTTAAGAGCTTATGGACGTTTTGTTAATAGTTTAAACGGGCGGTTTATTACCGGACAAGATGTCAATCTTTCTCCCGAAGATGTGCGGCAAATTTATAAAGAGACTCAATATGTCGTCGGCCGCTCTGAAAAATCCGGCGGTCCGGCTCCCATGACAGCAATGGGTGTTTTATTGGGAATCAAAGCCGCAGTAGAGTTTAGGATGCAGCAAACCAACCTTGAAGGATTAACAGTCGCTGTTCAAGGACTGGGAAATGTGGGTCAAAATCTTTGTAAGCACCTGCACGAGCATAAAGTCAAGCTTTTTGTTAGTGATATTGATGCTAAAAAAGCTGAAAAAATGCAACAGCTTTATGGGGCTACTGTGGTAGAATCAAAAGAAATTTATAATCTCGATGTAGATATTTTCTCACCTTGTGCTTTAGGGGCGATTATTAATAGTTCAACTATTCCCTTACTCAAAGCAAAAATTATCGCGGGTGCGGCAAATAATCAACTAGAAAATGAAGTGCTTCATAGTAGATTACTGGAAGATAAAGGCATTCTTTATTGTCCAGATTACGTCATTAATGCTGGAGGGTTAATTAATGTTTATCATGAGATGATAGGCTACGAAGAAGAAAAAGCCTTCACTCACTTAAACAGTATTTATAATACTCTTCTACAAATTTTTTCCCTAGCCAAATCTCAAGAAATCACCCCTTATGAAGCCGCGCAAAAAATTGCGGAAAATAGAATCATGAACGCTCAACCTTTAGGTGTAAAATAGAGGATTTTTATGGAACAAAATACATTTGCCACATCTGCCTACATTGATAATTCGCCCGAAACGGTTCATGACTACCTTTGTAGTTTAGAAAACCTAAATGATTGGACGCTATACAGCCGTATGCTAGAACAAGTCGATGACAATACTTGGTTAGGAACAGCATCAGGCTATCAGCACAATCTTTACTATCACGTAAAAAAAATCGAGCATCCAACCATTAAAGGGATTGAATGGCATTGTGGCATAGAATATCAAAAATATTTTCAAGTTTATCCAGTTTTTCTATTTACACCTCAATATATAGACCCCAATTCAGATGAAAGCGGCGTTTATTTTCACTGGCTAAGTTTTGTCGATCCTAAACGGCGAACACCAATGATCATGGAGGGAATTGAAACCGTACATACTTCTGAATGTCGCTCACTCAAAGCAATTTTAGAAAGAAAAGCCGGTCATACCTCTGCTGCTGTTGGGCGTTATAAAATTGACACCAATACAATGTTTGTCGATGCACCCATTGAATTAGGATTTGAATACCTAAGAGACTTACGTAATATGGATGACTGGGCGCATTTATTGCGTTCAACAGGGAAACTTAACCCTGAAGGAGGCGAATTTTTAGACGAATACGCTCAGAAAGTAACCGTCACCTTGCGAACCCATGCACTCAATAAATATTACTTAATCGAGCAAAATTATTTTTATCCCGAACATAACTTTATCCAGCGTTGTGCAGTCGTAATTATTCCCTGCTCTTATGCGTTCGGTGATCCTTCTGCACAAGGATTTATACTACACCAGATTACCTTCTGGCCTGTAGATCATCCCTTAAAACACGGCAAACTGCAACTACAAGACTTTGGCGCTGAAAGTATGAACATAAAACGATTACTCGAAGCGCAAGCCGGCAACACCCAAAGTTTTGCCCAAGGAATGAGCTATCGCCCCAGCAATAAAAACACTACTGCGGCTTTAGTATAAACCTCATTTCTTCGCCTCTTGGCTCTGGAGCGCGAAATCAAAAAGCCAATCTTTCCAACAACAAACACCCATAATTTTTTTCATAACTCCATCAATCACAGAAATGAAACTGAAATCACTAAAATACACAATTTCCCTAGTTACTTTTGGTTTTTCTCTAGTAACCGGTGCTGCCGCACAAGCTGCCTCCATCTCAGTCATTGCCACCGGTTTAGATAACCCGCGCAATCTTGCCTTTGCTCCCGACGGCAGTATTTATGTCACAGAGAGTGGCAAAGGAGGCGACGGTGCAGACGGAAGATGTATTCCTTCTCCGAGTGCCCAATATATTCCTCTGTGTGCGGGTCATACCGGCAAATTAAGCCGCATTACGCTAGATGGTCAAAAACAAACCCTAATTTCCAATCTTCCCTCTTTAGCCCTAACCCCCTCTGGAGAACAAGCGGCTGGGCCAGCAGATATTAAATTTGATAGTCTGGGTAATGCTTACTTATTATTTGGCTATGCTGGCGACCCGAAGCTACGGAATACGACGTTAAAAGAGCCTACTTTGGGACAACTCTACAAATACGACACAAACACCAAGGCTTTAAGCAGTATTTTTGACTTTGCCCAGTATGAAATCGATCATAATCCTGATGGAACTGATCTAATTACTAACCCTTACGCATTGGGTATTAAAGACGATTTGGCTTATGTTGTTGATGGAGGGGGAAATACAATCTATTCTATCGGACTCGACGGAAGCGGACTTAAAGGTAAAGGGGTAGCTGCCTTCCCGCTCCAACCTCTACCGAGTGATGCGGAGTTTCCTCCCTTGCCACCCGGTGAAGGCGCGCCGCCTTTTCAGCCAACCTTACAATCAGTTCCCACCGGTATCGCTTTCGCGCCTGATGGCAGTTTAACGGTGTCAGAATACTCAGCTTTCCCTTATCCTGAAGGGGATGCCCGTATTTTTAAAGTGGACCCCACTACCTTACAAACGCAAGTCCTTTATAATGGCTTTACTCAACTGACGGGTGTCACCTACGACGACAAAGGCAATTTATATGCTCTGCAACATATCAATCAGTCAGAATGGAAAGCCATTGAGCAAGGCGGTAATATCATTGGTGATATCAGTGGTTCGATCATTAAAATTGCCCCTGATGGAACTCGCAAAACGGTGCTTAGTGGTCATGGGTTAGCTGCCGCATCGGGGCTAACTTTTGGACCTGATGGTCGCTTATATACCTCAAACTTTTCTCGACTGGCAGGACAGGGACAAATACTGGCTATTGATCCTACAGCCGTACCGGAACCTAGCACCATATTGGGTGTAGTGCTATTCGGCGTAGGGGCAAGATTTTTCCGCCATAGTCTCAATAAAAAGCAGGAATCTGACAAGGATTAAACGATTGAATCATTAACTGATTAATCATTGTAGGGAGTAGGGTAAAAACCATTAGATTAACTTTAAATGATTCAATCAATTGAAAATTTTTCCCCGCCCCTACAGTTTCTCTTGGCTTTCCCTATTCTTTTTAGTAGAGTTATCACCACCAATTTACACAAGAGTTTTAAGATGAAATTAGTCAAACATATATCTTTAGCCGTCGCCAGTAGCGGATTGATGCTATGCTTCACAGCAGGCAACGCTAAGGCCTTAACCTTAACCTTTGATCGTCAAATTGGCGAACCCGGTTTTGCTCCGGGACAGTTATTTGTTCCCCAAGGGATAGGAGTACAAGACTCAACGGGTGATATTTTTATCAGTAATGGTCGAGGACTGAATCCGGACGGTTCTTTTAACCCGAATGTGGGTAACCGGGTCGATGTATTCAATGCTCAGGGTAACTATCTTCGGTCAGTGGGAAGTGGGAGACAGGGACACGGAGAAGGGCTTGATGAACCCGCCGACCTCAAATTTGATCCCCTGACCGGTAACCTATACGTCGGCGATGTTTTTAACAGTGAAATAGATGTTTATAATCCCAATACAGGGGCATTTATTACCTCTTTTGGTTCATTTGGGGGCCCGGTAGATGGAAGGCTTTTCTTTGGTCCAGGAGGAATGTCATTTAATAAAAATGGTATTTTGTATGTGACTGATTTTAGCGAGGACGTGATTAAAGTCTATGGTAGAGACGGTGAGTTAATTAACACCATTGGTTCTAGTGGTAGCGGACTTGGTCAATTTCTCGGTCCTGCGGGCATCACTATCTCTCCCAACACTGGGAATATTTATGTCAATGACCAATACAATAATCGAGTTCAAGTTCTCAATGCTGAAGGTGATACCTTGTTTGCTTTTGGTACTCGCGGTGACGGACCTGGACAATTTAAGGAACCCATTGGCATCGAAGTAGACGAGAATGAGAATATTTATGTAGCAGATTCTCAGAATAGTCGGGTTCAAGTTTTTGATCAAAACGGGAATTTCCTGACTAGCTTTGGTCAAGCGGCGGCGGCACCTCCACCGGCTTTAGGAGAACCTCCTTTTGGCAACCCCTTAGACCTCACACCAGGTACTTTTAACTGGACTGCCGGATTACACTACGATAATCACAAGCTTTATGTGGGTGATTTCTTCCAAGGTCGGGTTCAGGTATTGAACGTTAACACTACTGCCGTTCCGGAACCGAACACCCTATTAGGTGTCGTGCTATTTGGAGTAGGAACAAGATTCTTTCGTAGAGCGCTTAAGAAAAGGTAATAGGAGTTACGCACTCCCAAATAAAAACAACGATTTTATGTCATCCACCAGCGAAGCGAAGGATCGCGGACCAATCTCAAGCCCTAATGATTTCGTGGAGAGTGCGTAAGTCCTAGGTAAATAGCTTGTAGGGACGTTGCAAATAACGTCTCTACTACTTGAAATTATGCTTAGTGATCAGGATTTATGTGAGTCATTAAATTAATGAAAAAGCCTCTAAAAGTTTTATCCTTTTCTTTTTTAGTTTGGGGTTTAATATGTTTAGTAATACCCGATAAAGCTCATTCATTAAGTTTATCTTTTGTTCGTTTTGCCAGCCATACAGATGAGGGGCTTATCGTAGGCTCAAGTTTAGAGATAACGGGAGCCGGCAACATCTATGCTGTGGATGGATTTAATAATAGTTTACAGGCATTACATCCCTCCTCTGAGTTTTTTTCTATTAACAACAGCCTTTCGCCGGCTAGTAGCAATAACGGAGAGTTTCGTTGGCAAAAATATTTAAGTATAGATAAATCGGGCAATCTTTATCGTTCTAGTCAAATTACTTCTAGTAATGCTAATAATGTTTATGTTGTTGATGGAATCAATAACCAGCTTCAAGCTTTGAGTTTGAGCAATGGGAACCTTCATCTAGTGGATGGGATCAACAACAGCATCAGTGTGTTTAATCCTGCTAGTAACCTGTCAGATTCGTCAGAGAATAATAACCCCCCTAGTCAATTTAGCTGGCTTAAAACTTTAAGTTTAGATCAGACGGGTAAGCCTAAGCAGTCTAATCAAATTCATTTTACTAATGCTAATCATAATTTTTATCCCCTAGATGGTATTAATCAACAATTTCAAGCTCATGTAAGTGAAACACGGGTTAAGAAAAATGATAATTTTTATCTCATAGACGGGATTAATAATCAGTTAAATGTTTTGCCAAATAATTCCGAAATCGTAGATTTTTTAAATAGTTTTAAGCAGACTTATAATTACCATTGGGATTGGGAATCTAATTTTTCCATTGATCAAGATATTAATGGGTTTGCCGATCTTTTGGAAAATTTATCTCAAGCTAATTCATTGGCAAGTCTGGAAAACGGTAAGTTTTATAATGATTTTCTGCCTAATAATTGGCTGGATTTGTTAAAATCAAAAGATAATTTTAATTCTTACCAGGTCAAAAATATTTATTCAGATAGCCCGAAGAATATTTATTTTATCGATGGCATCAATAACCAGATTCAATACTGGCAAGACCTTCAAGTCAACGACAAGGATAATATATATTTAATCAATGGCATTAATTCAAAAGTAGAAATTATTGCCGTTCCGGAATCTTCACCGGTATTAGCTTTAACCTTACTTTTAATGGGATTTATAGCAACTGCCTTGGCGGCTAAGACAAATAACTGATATGATATCGAGTGGAAAACCATTAATAATCTAATGCCCAAACCCTACATTTCCGAGCTACGTCAAAAAATCATTCAAGCCATTGATCTAGATGGCATGAAGAAGATTGAAGTGGATCAAATCTTTCCACTGAGTCGCAAGACAATTAACTTATGTCAGCATACGAAAAAGCCAGCACCCGAGATGACCAAGCTTTCTAACCATCTTGGCGATTGCTATATTGTTGATCGGCTTAAAAAATCTATATATTATGACGATGAATTCTAATCGAATTAATGTAATCAAGTTACTTAATAAATGGCTTTCACGACAGGTTGACACAAAGGCTTTAACCTGGCTAGAAGAAAAGCGGCAACAAATTGCTCAAGGATCTTCAGCGAAAGTATTTTTTCTGGCTTTTAGCGCAGTGCCTCGCCATACCGGCAAAGAAGATTTAAAATTAACCCTTGATGATTGGCAAACCATTGAGGTGATGCGTTCGGGTTGGTGTCCCTACAATTGGAGCATCGATCAAGCCGCTCGCACACTCCTAGCTTTATCAGTTCCGGAGGATAACGCCCAAGAGTATGTACAAACGTTAGAAAAAGTATTTACGGCGGCTGATGTGAGTGAATTAGTTGCTCTTTATCAAGCTTTACCCTTGTTACCTTATCCTGAACAGTATCGCCTGCGTGCGGCTGAGGGAATTCGTAGCAACATGACGGCCGTTTTCAATGCGGTTGCTTTATGTAATCCTTATCCTGCCGAATATTTTGATGATATTGCCTGGAATCAGATGGTATTAAAAGCTTTATTTATCGGGAGTCCACTGAATTTAATTCAAGGACTTGAGAAAAGATCTAACCCCCAACTATCTCAAATGTTAATTGATTATGCCAAAGAAAGATGGGCGGCTAATCGTTCAGTGCCTTCTGAAATTTGGGCAGTGATCAAACCTTATGGTAACGCTTCCATTATTGCAGAATTAGAGCGAATGTTAGCTTATTCGGATAGCCAGTAAGGGGAAGGACTAATAACTAATGACCAATGACTAATGACTAAGGAGTAATTTTATGAACTATATCGATCCTCATATTCACATGAGTTCTCGTACTACTGATGATTATCAAGCCATGCGAGATGCGGGAATTGTAGCAGTTATTGAACCCGCTTTTTGGTTAGGACAACCCCGTACAAGCGTAGCGAGTTTTCAAGATTATTTTAGCAGTCTGGTAGGGTGGGAACGTTTTCGAGCCGGGCAATTTGGGATTCGTCACTATTGCACCATTGGGCTAAACTCAAAAGAAGCCAATAACGAACCCCTCGCCGAAGCCGTTATGGAACTGTTACCGCTATATCTCGGCAAAGAAGGCGTAGTGGCTATTGGTGAAATTGGCTATGATGATATGACCCCGGCAGAAGACAAATATTTCCGTCTTCAGTTGGAATTGGCAAAAGAACTGGATATGCTGGTGTTAATTCATACGCCTCACCGCAATAAAAAAGCCGGCACCAGCTACAGTATGGATGTATGTCTAGAACATGGTTTAAAACCCTCTCAAGTGATTGTAGACCACAACAACGAAGAAACCGTGCAAGAAGTGCTAGACCGGGGCTTTTGGGCGGCGTTTACCATTTATCCTCATACCAAGATGGGCAATGCTCGAATGGTAGAAATTGTTCGTCAATATGGATGTGAGCGCATTATTGTCGATAGTAGTGCAGATTGGGGCATCAGCGATCCTCTAGCCGTACCGAAAACCGCTCAGTTAATGAAAGAAAGAGGCATTCCCGAGGCACATATTAGAGCCGTATGTTATGAAAATGCCCTAGCCGCCTATAGCCAAAGTGGTCAAATGAACGAGCAAGACTGGCTAAATCCTCAACCGGTGGATCAGCGACAGTTATTTAGTGGTAATTCGGTTTTACGGGGACAGAAGCCGCTAATAGAAACCTCAGCCCGTGATTATGTTTTAATTGAATAGACAAAAACTATGCAGCTTCAAGGGATCAAAACTTTTTCCATTCAACATCGGATTTTTGCTTATCTGCAACTGATGCGTCCGGCTAATATTATTACCGCTTGGGCAGACATTTTAGCCGGCTTTACAGTGACGGGAACCTTAACTCACTCAAATTTTTCCTCACTAGGTCTTTTATTACTAGCTACAACCGGGCTTTATGGAGGAGGGATCGTTTTTAACGATGTTTTTGATGCAGATTTAGATGCCCAAGAAAGACCGGAGCGCCCTATTCCTAGCGGACGTGCGAATCGTTTGGGAGCCATTTATTTAGGAACTGCATTATTAATCCTAGGAATTGGGGCGGCGGCACAAGTTTCTCTATCTAGTTTCTTATTAGCCACTGGAATTGCTTTAGCGGCTCTACTGTACGATGCTTGGGGTAAACATCGCCTCCTCATCAGTCCTCTGAATATGGGATTATGTCGAGGCGGTAATTTACTCTTAGGAGTCAGTATCGTACCCGAGTTATTAGTTGAACAGTGGTATATCGCCCTTATTCCCGTAATCTATATAGCCGCCATCACCGCCATGTCTAGGGGAGAAGTGCATGGAGGTAAACATAGCACCGGCATCTTAGCCTTATTGATGTTAAGCGTCGTGCTAGGGAGCTTATGGTGGCTTGGAGCTAAAAACATCCTTAATACCTTACCCTTTTGGCTATTATTCGCCATTCGAGTAGTACCCGCTTGGATTAAAGCCGCTCTGACACCGCAACCGGAATTAATTGGTAAAGCTGTAAAAGCCGGCGTAATCTCTCTAATTCTCTTAGATGCAACCCTAGCCGCCAGTTTCGGAGCCATCATCAACAGCTTACTCATACTAAGCTTACTCCCTCTGTCTCTTCTATTAGCACGACGATTTGCCGTCACCTAAACAGAAGAATATCTGACTCGTACCAAAGCAAAAACACATCCCTATTCATCTGCGGAAAATCACTCTAAACATCTAAACTCAAATGACCATCAGTCTATCCAAAAAACCTCTATTAACTCTCCAACCGATACATCAGAGTGTCCCTGTTACCTTCCACTATGATGTTCACTTTACTAAAGGATTATTTGAATTAGACAATCCCTTATTAGCACAAATCATAGCAGCCGATAACCAATCGAGAATCAAACGAGTGATGGTTATCATCGATTCAGGAGTCTTAAAACATCATCGAAACTTAATAGAAAAACTCGAAACCTATAGCCAACGCTATGAAGAATTATTTACCCTAGCGGCTCAACCCGTCATCGTCATAGGGGGAGAAGCCGCCAAAAACTCACCCAAATTAATAGATAATTTACAGGCTTATATTAATGGAGCCAGATTATGCCGCCATTCTTATATTTTAGCCATTGGTGGCGGAGCGGTGCTGGATCTGGTGGGATATGCTGCGGCTACGGCTCACCGAGGTATTCGTTTAATTAGAATTCCCACCACTGTTTTAGCTCAAAATGATTCGGGTATTGGGGTTAAAAACGGCATTAACGCCTTTGGAAAAAAGAATTTTCTGGGCACTTTTGCGGCTCCTTATGCGGTGTTAAATGATGCTAATTTTTTGACCACTCTTGATGAGCGAGACTGGCGAGGAGGGGTTGCAGAAGCGATTAAGGTGGCTCTCATTAAAGATGCTAATTTTTTTGAGTTTATTAGTAGTTATAGCCAAGCAATTGCTCATCGAGATATGGATATTATGCAACAGGTAATTTATCGTTGTGCCCAGTTGCATCTAGAACATATTGCTAATAGTGGTGATCCTTTTGAAAAGGGTTCTTCTCGTCCTTTGGATTTTGGTCATTGGGCTGCCCATCGCTTGGAACATTTAACGGATTATCGTCTCCGTCATGGTGAAGCGGTGGCTATTGGGATGGCTCTTGATTGTACTTATTCTTATTTGTCTGGGTTGCTTTTGAAAGATGATTGGATGCAGATTTTAAGCACTTTGGTGGCTATTGGTTTTGATTTGTATGTACCTGAGTTGGCTTTAGATAAGGATTTGTTTTTAGGGTTAACTGAGTTTCAAGAACATTTGGGAGGAGAGTTAACGATTACTCTGTTACAAGGTGTTGGGTTAGGCGTTGAAGTTCATGAGGTTGAGCTTGATTTGTATCGACAAGCCATTGGTTTGTTACAGAGTTTCCGCTCTTCTGGTTTCGCGCAGAGACGCTAAGGGTTTTTTTAAGATAATTTTTGGTGGAGTCTATGAAGGTTGGAAAAAATAAGAATTTTCATTTAACTTATTGTACGAATATTCATCCGGGGGAATCTTGGCGGCAAGTTGATTTAAATTTAAGAGAGTATATTCCGACTCTAAAAGCGAGGTTGTCTCCTGATGCTTGTTTTGGTATTGGGTTAAGGTTGGCTGATGTTGCTGCGCGGGAATTGTTGGAGGGGGATAATTTAAAACAGTTTCAGTGTTGGTTAAGCCAAGAGGATTTATATGTGTTTACTTTGAATGGTTTTCCTTTTGGCGGCTTTCATCATCAAGTGGTTAAAGATCAAGTTTATAGCCCAGATTGGTCAAAGCGTTCCCGTCTGACTTATACGTTACGTTTAATTAATATTCTCGCGTCTCTTTTACCGGAGGGGATAGAGGGCAGTATTTCCACTTTGCCGCTATCTTATAAGCCTTGGTGGAGAAATTATAAAGCGGCTTGGGATTCACTTTTTAAAGAAAGTAGTCTTAATTTGGCTTTACTTGTGGCTGAAATGGCAGATATTTATAATAAAACCGGTAAGTTGATTCATTTAAATTTGGAACCTGAACCCGATGGTTTGTTAGAAAATACGGCAGAAATTATTAATTTTTTTGAAGATTGGTTATTACCGATTGGGACGGATTATTTATCGTTTCGTCAGGGGTGTTCTCGCTTGGCGGCTGAATCTATGCTGCGGAAACATATACGTTTGTGTTATGATACTTGTCATTTTGCGGTAGAATATGAGGAGCCACTATCGGTTTTTCAGCGTTGTCAAGCGGCGGGGATTAATATTGGTAAGATTCAATTAAGTGCTGCGATTCGTGCCACTTTAGGGGAAGAAAATCGAGTTAAGGTAAAGGAAAGATTACAACCTTTTGCTGAATCAACTTATTTACATCAAGTGATTGAACAATGGGCTGATGGGAGTTTACATCATTATCCGGATTTAGCAATGGCAATGCGATATTTAGAACAGTCGGCGGCTAAAGAGTGGCGGATTCATTTTCATGTGCCTATTTTTATTGGCAATTATAATATTTTAGAGTCTACTCAAGATGACCTTATTCAGGTTTTAATGTTATTACAAAATAATCCGGTTTGTGAGCATCTTGAAATTGAGACTTATACTTGGGATGTATTGCCCACTGAGATGAAATTGGATTTGTTGACTTCTATTGAACGGGAATATCAGTGGGTAAATTCAATTATAGAAAAAGGTGAAATTCGGAATTGTAGTTTACTCACCGATTAAGTATATTCGGGAATAAAATCTATTTAAAATATAAAATTAAAGGATTTAAAATAATGCAAAAAACTGTTGTTCTTAATGTTGTTGGTTTAACTTCGAGGTTATTAGAACATACTCCGTTTTTATCACAATGGGCATCTAGGGGAAAATTGGCTATGGTTAAGCCCCTATTACCTGCTGTAACTTGTTCGGTACAAGCGACTTATTTAACCGGCAAATGGCCTGATGAGCATGGCATTGTGGGTAATGGTTGGTATTTTCGTTCCGAGTGTGAGGTGAAGTTTTGGCGGCAGTCTAATAAACTGATTCAAGGGCAAAAAATTTGGGATGTGGCTCGTGGTGTTGACCCCAGTTTTACCTGTGCCAATCTTTTTTGGTGGTATAATATGTATTCTGGGGCAGATTATGGAATTACACCACGACCGATGTATCCTGCCGATGGAAGAAAGATTCCTGATATTTATAC is from Gloeothece verrucosa PCC 7822 and encodes:
- the scyF gene encoding scytonemin biosynthesis PEP-CTERM protein ScyF (ScyF is a conserved protein in biosynthesis systems for the scytonemin, a Trp-derived cyanobacterial natural sunscreen, although it is not absolutely required.) produces the protein MKLVKHISLAVASSGLMLCFTAGNAKALTLTFDRQIGEPGFAPGQLFVPQGIGVQDSTGDIFISNGRGLNPDGSFNPNVGNRVDVFNAQGNYLRSVGSGRQGHGEGLDEPADLKFDPLTGNLYVGDVFNSEIDVYNPNTGAFITSFGSFGGPVDGRLFFGPGGMSFNKNGILYVTDFSEDVIKVYGRDGELINTIGSSGSGLGQFLGPAGITISPNTGNIYVNDQYNNRVQVLNAEGDTLFAFGTRGDGPGQFKEPIGIEVDENENIYVADSQNSRVQVFDQNGNFLTSFGQAAAAPPPALGEPPFGNPLDLTPGTFNWTAGLHYDNHKLYVGDFFQGRVQVLNVNTTAVPEPNTLLGVVLFGVGTRFFRRALKKR
- a CDS encoding EboA family metabolite traffic protein — protein: MNSNRINVIKLLNKWLSRQVDTKALTWLEEKRQQIAQGSSAKVFFLAFSAVPRHTGKEDLKLTLDDWQTIEVMRSGWCPYNWSIDQAARTLLALSVPEDNAQEYVQTLEKVFTAADVSELVALYQALPLLPYPEQYRLRAAEGIRSNMTAVFNAVALCNPYPAEYFDDIAWNQMVLKALFIGSPLNLIQGLEKRSNPQLSQMLIDYAKERWAANRSVPSEIWAVIKPYGNASIIAELERMLAYSDSQ
- a CDS encoding TatD family hydrolase yields the protein MNYIDPHIHMSSRTTDDYQAMRDAGIVAVIEPAFWLGQPRTSVASFQDYFSSLVGWERFRAGQFGIRHYCTIGLNSKEANNEPLAEAVMELLPLYLGKEGVVAIGEIGYDDMTPAEDKYFRLQLELAKELDMLVLIHTPHRNKKAGTSYSMDVCLEHGLKPSQVIVDHNNEETVQEVLDRGFWAAFTIYPHTKMGNARMVEIVRQYGCERIIVDSSADWGISDPLAVPKTAQLMKERGIPEAHIRAVCYENALAAYSQSGQMNEQDWLNPQPVDQRQLFSGNSVLRGQKPLIETSARDYVLIE
- the eboC gene encoding UbiA-like protein EboC (EboC, a homolog the polyprenyltransferase UbiA, belongs to system of proteins involved in the trafficking of precursor metabolites to an extracytoplasmic compartment so that the biosynthesis of certain natural products, such as scytonemin, can be completed.), with the translated sequence MQLQGIKTFSIQHRIFAYLQLMRPANIITAWADILAGFTVTGTLTHSNFSSLGLLLLATTGLYGGGIVFNDVFDADLDAQERPERPIPSGRANRLGAIYLGTALLILGIGAAAQVSLSSFLLATGIALAALLYDAWGKHRLLISPLNMGLCRGGNLLLGVSIVPELLVEQWYIALIPVIYIAAITAMSRGEVHGGKHSTGILALLMLSVVLGSLWWLGAKNILNTLPFWLLFAIRVVPAWIKAALTPQPELIGKAVKAGVISLILLDATLAASFGAIINSLLILSLLPLSLLLARRFAVT
- a CDS encoding 3-dehydroquinate synthase; translated protein: MTISLSKKPLLTLQPIHQSVPVTFHYDVHFTKGLFELDNPLLAQIIAADNQSRIKRVMVIIDSGVLKHHRNLIEKLETYSQRYEELFTLAAQPVIVIGGEAAKNSPKLIDNLQAYINGARLCRHSYILAIGGGAVLDLVGYAAATAHRGIRLIRIPTTVLAQNDSGIGVKNGINAFGKKNFLGTFAAPYAVLNDANFLTTLDERDWRGGVAEAIKVALIKDANFFEFISSYSQAIAHRDMDIMQQVIYRCAQLHLEHIANSGDPFEKGSSRPLDFGHWAAHRLEHLTDYRLRHGEAVAIGMALDCTYSYLSGLLLKDDWMQILSTLVAIGFDLYVPELALDKDLFLGLTEFQEHLGGELTITLLQGVGLGVEVHEVELDLYRQAIGLLQSFRSSGFAQRR